In one Rutidosis leptorrhynchoides isolate AG116_Rl617_1_P2 chromosome 8, CSIRO_AGI_Rlap_v1, whole genome shotgun sequence genomic region, the following are encoded:
- the LOC139864400 gene encoding uncharacterized protein — translation MTSVDQKAPSKVVEMRMKKVLTAEEIAGISFRKQDVDKQLEQAAASEHVEETPAESGNKRKAAGTSEAQKKKKMTPKQLEDMRNDNFVAIEPRSADLPPPINGERLFFRMYTA, via the exons atgacgtccgtcgatcagaaggccccaagcaaggttgtag agatgaggatgaagaaggtgcttaccgcggaggagattgctgggatctctttccgcaagcaggatgtggacaaacagctagagcaggcagctgctagcgaacatgtggaggaaacgccggcggagtcaggcaataaacgcaaggcggctgggacgtccgaggctcagaagaagaagaagatgactccTAAGCAGCTGGAGGACATGCGCAACGATAATTTTGTTGCCATCGAGCCGCGGTCCGCAGACCTACCTCCCCCCATTAATGGTGAGCGTTTATTTTTTCGCATGTATACCGCGTAG